In Phalacrocorax carbo chromosome 1, bPhaCar2.1, whole genome shotgun sequence, the genomic stretch GATAATCAGGACCATTTAGGCAGACTGTGAACAACAGTACGGTAGTTACTGCCTCCATGAACATCTTACAAGGATGTCCCCAGTGAGctgcaaatggaggacatggacAACCAGGTATTGTTCAGATCGATGTTGTTAACAAGGAGGATAAACCCTCACTGTTGAGGCTCTGGTGGGAGATTATTAAAACAGTATTGGGAAAATGGACTGACTTACATTAACAGTCTGAAGCATGCCTGGTACATGTTGAGACCAGGCTCCTTTCAGTGGTACCCAATAACAtgacaagggacaatgggcacaagttggaacacagttccatctaaacatgaggaaaaactcctttcctgtgagggtgccagagcaggggcacaggctgcccagggaggctgtggggtcccttccctggagacattcataACCCACCTGGACgagttcctgtgccccctgctctgggtgtgcctgctcaagcaggggggctggacaagatgatctccagaggtcccttccaacccctaacTTCTGTGATTCTGGTGCCCGAACCCCGCCTCCACGGGTGCTCACGGACCCTCCACGGCGCCACTCGCGTGTCACCGCCCGGCGCACTTTCCTCCGCTTACTAGTCCCTCTTTACGGATACCGCAACACTTTGCCACCCAGCCTGCTGTAAAACCGGcgggagagagaaagaagggggggaCCCCGGCGGGAGGGCACACCCCGTAGACGACCGGGCTGACGCCGCCGGCCCGGCCGGCGCTGAGCGGGCCGTACCGCGCAGGGGCGGGGTGCCGCGGCGCGCGGGACGATCAGCCTCCGCCTCAGGCCTCGGACGCGACGCGGCGCGGCCCGTCCCGGCCCTctgccccgccccgctccgggCAGGCAGCGCCCGGCGTGCTCCGGTGTGGCGGAGCCCAGAGCCCCGCGGGTCCCGCAGCGGACATGCGGCTCCTCGGCGGTGCTTCCTGCGCGCTGCAGGTGGCAgcggtgctgctgctgctcgcCCCCGGCTCCCGTGAGTAGCGGCCGCGGGGGAAACGGGCGCAGCGGGCGGGCCCGGCGCAGCGGACGGCGGCGCTGCTTCCCTCCTCCGGCGGGGAGGCGGCAGCCGGTCCGGCCGGCGGCTGCTTCGGGAGGAGCCAGGCCTGGCCGTGCCGCTGGTGGGACCGGGAGCGGGaccggggctgcgggcggcccCGCCGAGCGCCCCTTCGCTCGGGCTTCCCGGTGCGAGGAGTTTCGGGGGATCGTTGGGCTCTTCGTTCCACCTTCTCGAACGGGAGCTGAGATCGCCCCGTGCACACGGCCGGTCTCCTTAGGGCGGACCTGCAGCAGAAGCGGGGGGTGAGAGGCTTCGTGTTCAGGATGTTTTGAAGTAGAAGCAATCATTTTAAACTCTCAGAACAAAACGAGGAGCGGTGTGGCTGTCGGGCGGGGGTGCGGCTGCGCGCCCGCAGCGGGAGACGCGCGGGCCCCCGGCCCTGCTCCCGCCGCGCTCCCGCCCGCAGGTGTGAGCGGGCCGGAGGTGCCGCCGAACCCGCCGGCGCCGCGGGGCAGGGGCCTCCCGCGGCAGGTGTCCCGGCCCGTGGGCCGTGGGGGAGCCGGGAAGCCACGGTGCCCCAGGCGGGTGGACTGGAAGGAAACGCTTTCCTTACCCTGCTGGGTGCCGCTCTCCGAGGCGTGCGGTGCGCTGTGGCGAGCGGCTTTGCTGCTAGGACAGATGGTGTGTTTTGTCACGTTTCTGTCCAGGCGCTTGCAGCAATGCCTCGTTTTAAAGGCCGATTCTAGGAAATAAGCAGCCTCCtgttttcttgtgctttaaGTCAGGTAGTAGAAGACCAGATTCAGGGGATAATCTTCAACATGCACTCAAATAAAATGAGATACAAAAGTCTGAGCTGCCAGAGTGGCCTTTTCTTACTGAAATGCCCATACAGTGCCCCACAATTTTCCATCGTAAAGAAGCTGAAAGGTACCAAAACTAACCTGCCACAAATCATGTTGAGTATGTTAGTCCAGCAGTGTTAATATGCTGTTGTTTAATCTGATGAAGCTGTAGTGTAAATTgatacaaaaaagcaaaatgaggaatGTGAGCAGCTGTATAATTGCCCTTCCAAAAAGAGCAagctttttttaagaagtttaCCGGTAACACATTTACTGCTTTGCTAAGATCTTACAGCCTCCATTTTACAACGATAGACTAATTTCATTTGATGTAAGATTGGCCTAATCTGTCTTTTATTGTGCTGCTTCCTGAGTGCATATGCAGGTTTCACTCTGTGTATGGTCCATGCTGTCTCCTGGGACAGGGATGACCTCATCTAACTTTTGACAGTCAAATTTAGTCCTTCCTCTATATGTGAATTTGTTGTCTAGACCCCATTTATAGTACATTGGGCCCTTTTAAGGCTGAGTCTCATGTATCTATTgaagtaccttttttttctgtccactTACGCAGAAACTTCCAGAATCTATTGCTGAGATTTCTGTTGATTTCAGCAAGAGTTTGTGATTCACTAATGAACACTATGTGTGAAACCCATGAAATACTATGATTTGCAAAAAGTGAAAGTGGCCGTAGATTTGTCCTCACTCCAGTTAAGATTTTTGGGCAGGTTGGCTATTTAAATATAATGCCGTTCTTTTACACTGTGTTGGTCAAGTCAGTGGACGAAACGTTAGCAAAATGCTATGGTTTAGGAAAAAATCCTTCCCACTATTATGTAAAATCCAGCTGCCTTCCTGATATCTGAGTGAGTGAGGAGAATCTACACACTGTGGCAGGAAgctgcccccaccccctttcTGCTCTGTTCAGAAAAGATAGCTAGAAACATCTTCCAAGCGCTTGGCTGTGTACAAAACTACTTGCAGTACAAaaaatgagcagcagcagcctccagaCCTGAGAACAGGCATGGCATTTTGATTTCAGTTTATCTCCTTACTTGTTTTAGATTCTTGCATGACAGGAAAAGGTGGTGTagtttttcagtttcaaattGGCCAAGGTTGAAAATTGGTTACTTGGGTCTGTGTTGTTTCCTTAAGCACCTATGATATGATGTTTACGCTTTCCTTTACAAGACTGAGGTAATTTCATAATGTTAAGGCATGAGGACCTGTCTGAAAGGTTGCTGAGATAATCCTGCCTGACCTGTGTCTCAGGGTGACCTACCTTCTTGGTGGGGCAATAACAGTACTTCAAAAATAGGTACCAAAAGACCTTGTTGAGTCCAAGTgagaagaaatacaaagttTCCAGATGGTAGGGATTTGAATTTATAGTTCTTCAAAATTGCCTGGGAGATGTTACAATAGATTTGGGATCAGgggattgtttttgttttaatctccCGAATTTGAGCTTCATCCATTTCAGCTGAGAAGAACGAGTATCCTGATGGTGGAGGCTATCTATGGGATGGTTATATTCCTGTTGCTGCTCTAACATCTCTACTTTAACCATTCCAGCCCCTCAGCTGCTACTCATTTGGATTGCTTAGAGGTTACTGTGCAAGTTGGAGATCTTTCTGATGGACTGTCAGTGCCTCTGTACTATTTGGTTTTTAAACCAACAGAAGCAGAATGGCTTGGACATAAAACTCTCCTACTTACCTGCGATGCATCAAACTTGAAAAGAGAAGATGACCAGGCAGAATTTTATATATGATTTTTGAAATGTCCCCAAAATTAATGTGTAAAATTGTGCTTAGTAAAAACATGAGTTTATATACCACCATCTTTCTGCAGCGTGAGGTTTAGTTAGCATAGGCATAAAGTCTGTGAGTCCTTAGAAATGTGTTTATCTTAAATGTGAATGTGGGAGTGGGCAAATTGACCTTTGTAATATGCAGGAAATTGAATAAGTAGTGCCACTCATCTTCTACCAGGTATGGTTCTTCTATCAGGCTTCATCTACAGAGAATAGTAATTTGTTACATGTGTGAGCTGGAGTCAACAGATTCCTAACATTAAAGGTTTGTGAGTGTTACCCACTCTGTTGATTTTTGCAGAATCTGGCAAAATCAAGTCCATTTGAAGTCTTGTCCTGTTTGTTTTCAACAAGGATTGGCACTATCCCTACCACTTACTCTGCATCTATGTGTTTAGCATGAGCACAGATCTTCAGCTCCTGTGTCTCAATGCCTCTTCTGGAAGCCAAATTCCAGCTATAAAGCTGGAAGAACTGGCCTGATATTGCCCTTTTGAAAGTTTGCTTACTCAAATTGTCTTCAACTTGTGACTTCTTACACACTagagcaacaaaaccacaagaGGCCCTGGAAGCACTCAGCGTACCAAACTGTGCCGTGGCATTTCACAGGAAGCACGCTTGTCTTCAGATACGCCTCAGCCAGCCACAAGCAGTTATCTTTTTAGCGACATCTGTGCCTGACcttaaacagaggaaaacagagatgTCTGACAAAAGTGTTGTTGATCCCCTTTCCCTGTCCTTTTCCAGTATGTGGTGCTTCGGTGCATTGCTTTAAGTTGGGTATTTCCTTGGTTCGGATCTGTTTCATCATGAAATCTGTGATACTTAATTCAGGTTATATTCTGCTAAAGGCAAGCAAATTGTTATAAGCGCTTGGCAACACTGCTTGGCAAAAGCAGAATCCACAGCTGATCCTCTTGCACACATGTGAATGCCAGACTTTTCATTCTGTGTGGTTTATCTTTAAATTTTACCACTCATTTGTAGACCAGGACTGAGGACAGAGTAATAGGGCCTCAATTAGTCTTTAGGGTATGATGATATTTCACCAGAGGTGTGATCCTTCTccatcctgctccccacctgccAAATTCTCAGTGGATGCATTAGTACGCTGTTAATCCCAGACTAAATAATGCAACTTCATAGTGGAGCTTATTGTCTTACCACGCTGTCCATGCAGGGGCAGAGCAAGCGCCCATCTGCCTGCAAAGGCCTTGCAGACTTTATAGGAAAAGATTTACATGAGaagttcttttccttctgctgttggGGATGCAGGTCATACATTATTACCAAAGAAAGGTGTCTGATTTTCTACCTCTGACTCCTTTCAGTCCCTTTTCATCTCAAGGAAGAAGAGGACTTGGGGTGGTGATGATACGGAAGGTGTAACTGAGGATGGGAAGGAGTTCCAGTTCAATTGATGGCTGGGTAGTGCAAATGTTGTCATATTTAATGTGCTAAGAGCAGGCTGTTGTGGTACAGTGCTTTTATATCATCATTATATCTAACTCCAGTCCCTGGTAGTTTAGTCATTTATAAGCCCAAAGAAAGTGACAGttgctgtacttttttttttgtcctgcttCTTATAATAAAGCACCTAAAACTGTCTTATTATTCTTGGTTTTTATGTAGGAAATAAAGAGACAAACAACTCCACCAGTATGACACCCCTTACTACGATTCCGGACCATAAGTTGCAAGGTAATACTCTTggcatttctgttgctgttccGCGGTAGCATTCAGAAAAGCAATATGTATTATCGTATGCCTTAAACTGTCCTGTAATAGTTTGCCCTTTATTTTATTGAATTGTGAACAGCTGTAGGGCAGGAGGGAGGTACTCTGATTGTCACATCTATTCCGGGACAACTAAAGATATTTAAGAGGAACACTAGAACACAACTCAATCCTCATATCCTTACATACCCAGAGCAACAAAGAGGAGataaataaatgggaaaatacCTGCCAACGTCAATTTACAGTTAAAAAGAGAACCACCGCCTCAAGAAGTCTGCTTGCTAGTCTAGAATTCAGTGCTTTTGAGAAAAGGGCAAAGTactttttcatttgatttttaacATCAGAATGGATTCTAGGTCCACTGTGCTTGAGTTCATTGCTAAAGTACGTGTTTATTTCCTAGTATAATCTCATTTTGACTGCGTTAAGCTACATACCATTAGGCATGTGCCAGGCAAAAGACACATTCCTTGAGTCATTTTTGCCCTGTACGACTTCGCTCATCTCATTTGCTCTTGGCCAACGAGTGGGATGTATAGCCAATACTCTGCTCATTGACTCACTCTATCTTGTCTTAATTGCATCACTGACTCACACCCAAATTCCAGGCACTGTATGTGGCTTCTTTTCACCTGTTTGAGCATGCAGACCACATCCAGATGTGTTCCTAGGGTTGCAGAAGTAAACATTCAGAACTCGGGGTAAACCCAAAGCTGTGTTCTGGTTACAGTATTGGGCCAGTGTGGGAAAGGTTTAGCTCCAGGCATATGCATGGCTTACACTGGTATAAAAGTCGACATATCCAAGAAAGAATGTGTTTGTAATTGTACAATCATAGACTGTTTCTCAAAGGCAGTTAAATCTGCAGCTTAATACCCCAGGTATGTCAGCATAGGGGTTGTGTGTACAGTACGAAATGGTGGGGCTAGTTGGCTATGATTatatcaaagaaaaaagcaaagtaattcCCTCTGtagttttttccccccattttggTAGGTGGTATGAAGGTGTAAATTTGTTGCATTTGTTCTTAAACCTGAGCTTGTTCATAACATGTATGCAATTGCAAATAGGGTCGGCAAAACCATTTTAGACTAGACTTTTCCAGTGGTAAGAGCAGCACGTCTGTCCAAAGGAAGTAGGCCTGCTTCTTCATTCTGGTAGCTGTGTCACTGTTCTCATTATCTCTGAGGTTATACGCTTTGTTTTCCAGCCATGCTGAAAAGAGAGAGAGCTGCTCCAGGGCACATAGCACTAGCAATGTGGGAGAATGCTGTGAAAGATCAGTTGCTTTAGAGGAAAGAATATTCACAGAATGGGCATAGACAACAGTGCAGAACGAAGGGAGAGAAGTATGGGCAGTGATACTTCTAGGAACAGGAGTTACCAAACAGCCCAGTAGATCTTTGCCGGGAGGAAGAGGCCATTAACCTGTAAGAAACATTGAAGAGGGATGCAGCAATGAGGAGAGAAGTGAGAGTGGGAGGGTGCCTGAGAACCTACAAGTAACATGAGTACAAAGTGGGggggaaaagaactgaaaaagtaGAAGGGAGAGAACAGAGGGAAGGACAAAACGATTAAGACTGAACCATGGTTTATATTTTAACTCATACACAAGTCTCTTGTGTAGAGAGAGCATAAGGCCACAGAAAGATGTTTCACAGGGTATCAGTCTGTCCCTACTTGACATAACTACAGTACATTCCTAGCATGAGCCCAGTTTGTAACAGAGATGCAGCAAAATGAAAGTAATAATAGAGGGACAGGAAATGGAACTGAAATAGAAGAATAAaaactagaaaaacaaaaaaaccacagtgcTTAAGTAGGTCAAGAAAATCAGTGACAGTATGGCTGATAACAGCAACTGGAATAGAGCATGACATAGAAGTGGAAGAGAGCAAAAAGAGGAGATATAAAGAATTCAGATGCAGACCATTTGGGCACTGCTGTGCATATCGTGTAACGATGTTCTTGCTGCACTACAATCTGGAAGCATTTTCATTCAAAAAGCATTTCCCATAAAACCATCTGCTTTGGGATGGAATACTCCCTGCTCTATTCGCGCCTTTAGCCTGCAAGCAAATACCCTGAGGAGAGTATTGTGTTGTGGGTACTTTAATTATAgtatgttaaaattaaaattagtaatatttcttctgttgttttcttttttccttgaaggCAATAGCAGTTCATCCAATCTCACTGTTATATCATCCACACAATCTACAGCAACATCTACAGTCAGTATGTATGTGTTCATCTGTCCATTACTATGAACCTAGAAGCTAGGTCCAAACCTACTCCAGGTCATACCAAATTCTAAAGAAATATCCATCAAAAGTGGGTATCTGAGAGAGACATTATCATTTTAGGGCTGGGAGGCAACATGTAAAACAACTCTGAAATGAAGCTATACTGTTTTTCAAGCTTAGGTAGCATGCTTCATCAGTAGAAGCAATGACATTTGCAGTGCCATTGAAAAACAGGAATCAAAATATAAATTCaaggaagaactgaaagaagTTGGTCTTTTCAACATTCATTCTTTGTCTCTAAGCAAACTTCTTGCATTTTCATGACGTAAAGATGAACAGGTTTTGGGGCAAACAGTGTGTATCTgtttagtattattttaaagtaaaaaaatttagGGTATAATGAAGTTCTTGGAGCTTGAGTTTCAAGAATAAGTCTTCATTTCCTTTTAGATAAGACTCATAGTGCCTTATACCATAGAAAATAGTCCTTTTAGAGCTCATAGTACAAAAACGGTGGAGACATGAGTGGCAGGTCTGGGACAACCCGTCACGGGTGCTTTAGCATTGTTCTACCACTACCATCTGTCCTTCACAACACGGTAAAAGAATTGTAGGTGAGATTGATTTCCCAAGGCAGCAGTGTTGCAGCTGTGATGTTCGAACATAAGTAACGTGTTTACAAAACACATCATtgtagaaagaagaaatacctGTATTAGGTCAACTAGTAGAGTTTGAAAGCAGATATTTAACCTAACACAAGCAACCAGTTCATCCGCTTGTGTTTGCAGTGCTCCAACTGTTGGTTATATCAATATGAGATTATTaaaaaaggacatttaaaaAGTGATCTTCTGGAAGAACATGCACAGGTATATTTCACCACATCAGTAAAGACTGCATAAGAATTGATGCAGATAAGAATTAATGTTCAGTCATTCCGTTTCCAGACCCGCTCTCACTTTGTTTCTCTGTAGTCTCCAGATGACCTCAGAGCTACCACGCTCAGAAGTTGCTGCTTGTtcaagcagggaaaaaaaagaaaaatctctgcaaaACCTTCCTTTTGATAGCAAGGACATGGTGCAATGTTTCATTCCACTGCCTGCAGTGTACCAGTTTAAGCATGCCTAACTTGGAAAGTGGAGAGATTTTTGTAATCCCCTTGTTGCCTTAGGGCCTTTCCCATGTGTAAGGCCGTTGTTAACCACAGGTTTTTCACCCACCCTGTGCTCCaacccttccttcctctgctccaacCCTGACTATAGGTTTCTTGCAGGAGACATCTGAGCTTTACTATGTCTGGACAATAATAGTAAAAAGAGGCCTGAGCTCTTTACTGTTAGGCACAGTACAAACCTAACAGACAGCTATGCCTTGCTTCGCACGGTTCATGATAATCACatccttcacttttttttttgttagaaatttCACAATTTTTAAGACAATGAGCATCCATTTTGATTATCTGTCTTGACCTCTTCAGAATAAAGGCTACTGGATACATATACTTAATTTTGCTtaaagtttctgcttttttttttttttaagcttttcatGGCAGAAGCAGAAGTCTGTTTCATTCAATCTTTTTCCATGCAAAGGAGAGTATTTACTTATTTTAGGAAGAGCAttcaataataattattttgtatgtTAGCATGGTGCTTATGCAATTTGAGTTGTGTTCATTCTTGTTGAGTTAGAACACTAAGAAAGTAGTGCACGCTAAAAATTATCTTTATGGTATATATATACTTTGATGCATATAGCATAACTAATGTTTAAACACAGGTAGCATACAAAGTAAAATACTCCTCTTACAAATAAAGCATCATAAACCTCAAATGTATTACTGGCATGcatcctttttaaataataaaaattaactcAGGCagcctgggtttgtttagtgtGATGTTTGATGAAGCCCAGCTGGTCTTTTGGGGGCAAAGTAATTagggaaataaaagtaattagGGAAAGACAGATGTTGCTAGCAAATGTTCTTTCATCTTAACTCTGTTGGTAAAATAGTATGGGTAAGATTTTTCAAAGACACAGAAGAACCCAATTCGTGTCAGCTTCCCAAATTCTCCAGCTGCCTCAGATAGCCTCCCACTGATGTTTTGAGATGACTGATGCTAAATACGTTATGAAAGATAAGTCTGTAGGGGATTAACCAGACTTTACTCGTAATGTTACGTCACCAAATGCTGTAATCTTGATAAAGACAAAAGGATCGCTAGtaggaaagagaggggaaaaaagtaatgtgCAAATTTGCTGAAATTTTTTGCGATAGCTGCCTGGATATTTTTGTGCTGACTCAGGTTTTCTGTAGGGTAATTTAATGCCCATGGAATAAGTACCATCTTTGTGTAACATCGTTTAATAATGTTATGCATGAAACAATTAGGCATTATATTGCTCAGAAACACAAACCAGTTTGAAATTATGgctcaaaaaacccaacaaaaactgACTGGTTGACACTTGCATTCAGATTTGTCTTTCTTTTGGTATCTTTTATATTACGAATGCAGTTACCAGGTGTGGTTTCATGTCATACAACTCTAGATGGTTTCCATATAGACATTTCCTTATTTCCTACGGTGAGGAACCATTTGATAATTGTGCCTTTGGGGAGTTTACTTGTCTATATTAAAATGTGCCCTGAATTTTATCTGATGTATTTTATACATGCTTCATAGAGGAACTGAATTCCCTAATTGTAACAAGGTAAGCACATGAATATAGTACTCCCACTGGTTCATCTCAATGAATGCTCATTTCAAAGTGTTTCCTAGGGTTATGGCACAATACAGTTATAACatcaaagcacagaaaaataaattaacatttacTATGGGGACTGTTTAGGCTGTTTCAGTAGTTTTAATGTTAAATGTGTCAGAAAAGTGTTGTGTAGGTCAGTTGCTTTCTGAATGCCTACACTGCCATATTGTTCAGGTTTTTTACGTTTTTGACATTCACAtctgtgctggaagcagtgaTACTTAAGTCTTAGCAGAGACACCATTCTGTGTGTAGCTACTTACGTTTTAAACCACACTTACAGGGAAATTATTCTACAGAAGCATTTTAGATGctgtaaaaatttaaaaaaaaaaaggcagaaaatgaatATTAAGTTTACTTTGGAACTGAGATGATGCTACCTATGCTTCAGTTGTTCTAGTTTTAGACAATTTCAAGAAAACATGGGTATAATTAGACATTTGAATGTCCATAGCTTTTGTGGTGTTTAAAATGAACCCAGCTTGTATGAGGTTATAGAAATAATGCAGAAGTAGACAGCTGCAAAGGGAGCTTTTTTTCTCCGTAAAATTCCTTAATACGTAAAAGCTATTTGCCTCATATTGTCTGCTTAGAGAAATGTTAGTTGTGTAACAGGCTCCTGTTTCTTGTTAGTTCCTTCTTAGAAAAATAAGTGGTTGTTCTTAAGACTATTCTAGCTGGCTGCTTTCTACTAATGTTCTAATGATTTTgctataaatataaatttctaTAATTACTGAGTTTTGCTTCatggtatttttattctgaacaGTTCATTACTGCtttctggggaggaaaggggaagtgTTAGGTAAAAGCAGAGTAACAGTTAAAGACGCTAGGTGTCAATTAAACTTGTGAAACAGCATTCCAATCTTTGTTTTAACCTTGGCAAGACAGCTCACTACTAAATAAATGATACAAGCCAGCAGATTTACTTTAGTCAAACTGTTATCATATGTGGAAAACCTTTTGAACCTTAAGTTTAACATAcatacagaattatttctgttaagATACATGCAGCCTTGGTAAAGCcagtgtttcattaaaaaaaaaaaaaaagattaaattattaCTAAACGGGGGGGGCATTTTCATGCAAAATCTGTTCTTATCAGAAGAGCTTAGTTATCTGAAAAGCTGAGCGCTGCAAATGGAAAGTTACTCTTGATCCAGAATTGTATCCCACTTTAAAATACTAAGTTAGGTGTGATTCTATGGAATTGGATAGTGTTATCCAAAAAAAATGACCCTTCTAAAAATTATCAGGTATTATTCaggttttctttgcagcttttcctttaaacCATTCCTGACTTTGAGCCCCAGAAATCGGGCCTTTCCAAAGGAGATGCACTGTATGCAAATGGAAATCCATGCCATGGCATTTTCATTGTGACTCTGACATTCTATTTGGGCATGATAAATACTGTCTTATTCGTGAGtatacagtttattttttaatgtatttttctctgtgataTCCCAAATAAAAATCTCCCAGGTATGTCCACCAGTACTACTCATCTGACCAGTACCAGTCAGCCCACCAACACCACTATGTCTGTCACCTTGTTGACACAGACCACCAAAACCAGCCAGACAACAAGATCCACCACAGCTTCATCAGTCACATCATCACAATTCAATACTACAGCGGTGACCACTTCCAAGGCTTCTTTCACTTCTGTAACAGGTGAGTTCACGTTTCAAGAAGC encodes the following:
- the TMEM123 gene encoding porimin codes for the protein MRLLGGASCALQVAAVLLLLAPGSRNKETNNSTSMTPLTTIPDHKLQGNSSSSNLTVISSTQSTATSTVSMSTSTTHLTSTSQPTNTTMSVTLLTQTTKTSQTTRSTTASSVTSSQFNTTAVTTSKASFTSVTAISKSEAVIAKTSRFDVGSFVGGIVLTLGVLVILYIGCKTYHSRRGIQYRTIDEHDAII